One window from the genome of Anaerococcus sp. Marseille-Q7828 encodes:
- a CDS encoding IS3 family transposase (programmed frameshift): MVEIFNQGNYTYKKLGEEYDIAPSTIRDWVNRYNNSNSFDIDDNRTEEEKELIKLRKKVKQLEMENDILKQAALLLGKKLKLIISNRDKYSTSAMCKFLGIPRSLIYYHLNKKESKYNLKTEELLEEKIKEIFRKSKNAYGSRKIKVELEKQDIIVSRRKICRIMKKHALVSSYTVKQYKVEKTTCNNKKINNKIDRQFDNRPSLQACVSDLTYVRVGNSWNYICAIIDLHNREIIGYAAGKNKSADLVKEAIYSIKYPLNKIKIFHTDRGREFDNKSIDKILDIFGIERSLSGKGSPYDNAVAEAFNKVMKTEFVYQKEFKNLKQLKLELSEYVYWYNNLRIHGSLGYLSPVKYRNQILASN; encoded by the exons ATGGTAGAAATCTTTAACCAAGGTAACTACACATATAAAAAATTGGGAGAAGAATACGACATAGCACCATCAACAATAAGAGATTGGGTTAATAGATACAACAACTCAAATTCCTTCGACATTGATGATAATAGAACAGAAGAAGAAAAGGAATTAATCAAACTAAGAAAAAAAGTAAAACAGCTTGAAATGGAAAATGATATTTTAAAGCAAGCTGCACTACTACTAGGCAAAAAGT TAAAGCTCATAATCTCAAATAGGGATAAATACAGTACTAGTGCAATGTGTAAGTTTTTAGGTATACCAAGAAGTTTAATATACTATCATCTAAACAAAAAAGAATCAAAATATAACCTAAAAACCGAAGAGCTTTTAGAAGAAAAAATCAAAGAAATATTCAGGAAAAGTAAAAATGCATATGGATCAAGAAAAATCAAAGTAGAGTTGGAAAAACAAGATATCATAGTATCACGAAGAAAAATATGCAGAATAATGAAAAAACATGCCTTAGTATCAAGCTATACAGTAAAACAATACAAGGTAGAAAAAACCACATGTAACAATAAAAAGATTAATAACAAGATAGATAGACAATTTGACAATAGGCCATCTTTACAAGCATGTGTAAGTGACTTAACTTACGTAAGAGTAGGAAATAGTTGGAACTACATCTGTGCAATAATAGATTTACACAATCGAGAAATAATAGGATATGCAGCAGGAAAAAATAAGAGCGCAGATTTAGTAAAAGAAGCAATATATTCAATCAAGTACCCATTAAATAAAATAAAAATATTTCACACAGATAGAGGACGAGAATTTGACAACAAAAGCATAGATAAAATTCTAGACATATTTGGCATAGAAAGATCCTTAAGTGGAAAGGGAAGTCCATATGATAATGCAGTAGCTGAAGCATTTAATAAGGTGATGAAAACAGAATTTGTTTATCAGAAAGAATTTAAAAACTTAAAACAACTAAAATTAGAACTATCAGAATATGTTTATTGGTACAACAACCTAAGAATCCATGGATCCTTAGGTTACTTGTCACCAGTTAAATATAGAAACCAAATCTTAGCTAGTAACTAG
- a CDS encoding type II toxin-antitoxin system RelE/ParE family toxin, which translates to MNSYKVKYHKKAKKFIKTHGKDGLRFYKAFAEMAENKENSYKYDIVTYKSKDNNMFRLRIGKYRAIFKVVDDEIIIYVLNIDSRGDIYK; encoded by the coding sequence ATGAACTCCTATAAGGTTAAATACCACAAAAAAGCTAAGAAATTCATAAAGACCCATGGCAAAGATGGTCTAAGATTCTACAAGGCTTTTGCAGAAATGGCTGAAAATAAAGAAAATTCCTATAAATACGATATTGTGACCTATAAGAGCAAGGATAACAATATGTTTAGGCTAAGAATTGGAAAATACAGGGCGATTTTCAAAGTTGTTGATGATGAGATTATAATTTACGTCTTGAATATTGATAGCAGGGGAGATATTTATAAGTAG
- a CDS encoding acetyl-CoA hydrolase/transferase C-terminal domain-containing protein, whose protein sequence is MTYQDKYQEKLITVDQAVDLVKDDMNIDYGWSISTSRYFDKALAKRLGEFNNIHIRGGCELTEPAVFAADPENEHFTYTCYHGLGAMRNVLKTGQAFYAPMKYSELPSYFERGYLTTDIYVMQVTPMDKDGYFNFGLSGSYTRAGFETSDIVILEINESMPRVSGGSDANIHIDEVDYIIEGDNPELKGIPNMGYGELEEKVAELVVPEIVDGATIQIGVGNLPNAIVSLLAKSDVKDLGCHTELFVDGFLDLIKAGKVTGMRKKLDRGNHVFTFALGSHELYDYMENNPQCIVRSVDYVNSPSVINQFDNFVSINGAIQIDLQGEVSSESVGYRHISGSGGALDFMLGAYESKGGKSFVTLLSAREGSDGKLVSNIVPNFATGTMVTGTRANTHYIATEQGLVNLKGKSVWQRTEDIISIAHPQFRDELIKEAERMKIWRKSNK, encoded by the coding sequence ATGACTTATCAAGACAAATACCAAGAAAAATTAATAACAGTTGATCAGGCAGTAGACTTAGTCAAAGACGATATGAACATAGACTATGGTTGGTCTATATCAACATCTAGATACTTTGATAAAGCTTTGGCAAAAAGATTAGGTGAATTTAACAACATCCACATACGTGGAGGTTGTGAGCTAACAGAACCTGCTGTATTTGCCGCAGATCCAGAAAACGAACACTTTACCTATACTTGCTATCACGGCCTTGGAGCTATGAGAAATGTCCTCAAAACTGGCCAAGCTTTCTATGCACCAATGAAATATTCTGAGCTGCCATCATACTTTGAGAGAGGATATCTAACAACAGATATCTATGTGATGCAAGTAACTCCAATGGATAAAGATGGATACTTCAACTTTGGTCTATCAGGATCATACACCAGAGCAGGCTTTGAAACTTCTGATATAGTAATACTAGAAATCAATGAAAGTATGCCAAGAGTTTCTGGTGGATCTGATGCCAATATCCACATAGACGAGGTTGACTATATCATCGAAGGCGACAACCCAGAACTTAAGGGCATACCAAATATGGGCTATGGAGAACTTGAAGAAAAGGTAGCAGAGCTAGTAGTGCCAGAAATAGTAGACGGTGCTACAATCCAAATCGGTGTTGGAAACCTACCAAATGCTATAGTTTCACTATTGGCCAAATCTGATGTAAAAGACTTAGGCTGCCATACAGAGCTATTTGTAGACGGTTTCCTTGATTTGATCAAGGCAGGTAAGGTAACTGGTATGAGAAAGAAACTAGACAGGGGTAACCACGTATTTACCTTTGCCTTAGGAAGCCACGAACTTTACGATTATATGGAAAACAACCCACAATGCATCGTAAGAAGCGTTGACTATGTAAACAGCCCATCAGTCATTAATCAATTTGACAACTTTGTAAGTATCAATGGAGCCATCCAAATCGACTTGCAAGGTGAAGTATCTTCCGAATCAGTAGGATATAGACATATATCTGGTTCAGGTGGAGCCCTAGACTTTATGCTTGGAGCATACGAATCCAAGGGTGGTAAGTCCTTTGTAACCTTGCTATCAGCAAGAGAAGGATCAGATGGCAAGCTAGTATCAAACATAGTACCAAACTTTGCAACAGGAACCATGGTAACAGGTACACGTGCCAACACTCACTACATTGCAACAGAGCAAGGTCTAGTTAACCTAAAAGGTAAGTCCGTATGGCAAAGAACCGAAGATATCATATCAATTGCTCACCCACAATTTAGAGATGAGCTAATCAAAGAGGCAGAAAGAATGAAAATTTGGAGAAAATCTAATAAGTAA
- a CDS encoding aminoacyl-tRNA deacylase: MKKEIKTNAMRILDNLNIEYDHQDYGLEGDFVSSVDLSEKTHQDIHYIYKTLATVSNTKDIYIFVIPGKANINFKKAAKCLGVKKLEMLPLKELKSKVGYERGATTSLAMKKDYPVVIDASAKDLPYIKISAGKVGHGLKLKAEDLAKANGAKFFDVIQ; encoded by the coding sequence ATGAAAAAAGAAATAAAAACAAATGCAATGAGAATATTAGACAACTTAAATATCGAATATGACCACCAAGACTATGGCTTGGAGGGAGATTTTGTATCATCGGTAGACCTTTCAGAAAAGACCCACCAGGACATACACTACATATACAAAACCTTGGCAACCGTATCAAACACCAAGGACATATATATCTTTGTCATACCTGGGAAAGCAAATATAAATTTCAAAAAAGCTGCCAAATGCCTAGGTGTCAAAAAATTGGAAATGTTGCCGCTAAAAGAATTAAAATCTAAAGTAGGCTATGAAAGAGGTGCAACAACCTCCCTTGCCATGAAAAAAGACTATCCAGTAGTCATAGATGCTAGTGCAAAAGACCTACCATATATAAAAATTTCGGCAGGAAAAGTTGGTCACGGGCTCAAATTAAAGGCAGAAGACTTGGCAAAAGCAAATGGTGCAAAGTTTTTTGATGTAATCCAATGA
- a CDS encoding ATP-binding protein gives MKLYLENIGRLSNTEIIIDGITVIAGKNGTGKSTVGKSLYSMFYSFYDYKEKIDDLRKNMIISEIRRRTSSFFIRSINGDLINSFLINLYENRNEYREDDEKLKKHIIEFLNEVDSLKEYNIPSKSSSDDEVDQELIDAVLEILFMNDDKLLSYIIKQTFSYEFNNQIKNLANIDKNSVIDVQIKDTNLRVNINESNNFSVNNPILINKKIVYIDDPYIVDEISIYPYYDQSILDFNNHRDDLINLLNKDKSPSSLLIDESLSIIDDHLNKASKINILKSNDRYFYNSEDDDQGKIDIKNASTGLKTFIIIKMLLENGSLQKNGTIILDEPETHLHPDWQIIFAELIVLLNKYLGMHILINSHSPYFVRAIEVYSAKHEVADKCRYYLSYNNHDTGLSDIKEVSESIDEIYSKLAEAFDILEQDSVN, from the coding sequence ATGAAACTATATTTGGAAAATATTGGGAGATTATCCAATACTGAAATAATTATAGACGGTATAACTGTTATAGCAGGCAAAAATGGTACTGGGAAAAGTACAGTAGGCAAATCATTATATAGTATGTTTTATAGTTTTTATGACTATAAGGAAAAAATCGATGATTTGCGTAAGAATATGATTATTTCTGAAATCAGAAGACGTACTAGCTCATTTTTCATTAGAAGTATAAACGGGGATTTAATAAATTCATTTTTGATAAATCTATATGAAAATAGGAACGAGTATAGAGAAGATGATGAAAAACTTAAAAAACATATTATTGAATTTCTTAATGAGGTAGATAGTCTTAAAGAATACAATATACCAAGCAAATCTTCTTCTGATGATGAGGTTGATCAGGAATTGATTGATGCTGTATTAGAAATATTATTTATGAATGATGATAAGTTACTTTCCTATATAATCAAACAAACTTTTTCTTATGAATTTAATAATCAAATTAAGAATTTAGCTAATATTGATAAAAATTCTGTGATAGACGTACAGATTAAAGATACTAATTTGAGAGTTAATATAAATGAGAGTAACAATTTTTCAGTAAATAACCCTATTTTAATTAACAAGAAAATAGTTTATATAGATGATCCGTATATCGTTGATGAAATTTCAATATATCCTTATTATGATCAATCAATATTAGATTTTAATAATCATAGAGATGATTTGATTAATTTATTGAACAAAGATAAAAGTCCCTCAAGCTTATTGATAGATGAAAGTCTATCAATAATTGATGATCATTTGAATAAGGCCAGCAAAATTAATATTTTAAAGAGTAATGATAGATATTTTTATAACTCAGAAGATGATGATCAAGGTAAAATAGATATTAAAAATGCCTCAACAGGTTTAAAAACTTTTATTATTATAAAAATGTTACTTGAGAATGGTTCTTTGCAAAAGAATGGAACTATAATATTAGATGAGCCTGAAACACATCTACATCCCGATTGGCAAATAATCTTTGCTGAACTGATTGTTTTATTGAACAAATATCTAGGTATGCATATTTTGATAAATAGCCATAGCCCGTATTTTGTGAGGGCAATAGAGGTTTATTCTGCAAAACACGAGGTGGCTGATAAATGCAGATATTATCTATCCTATAATAATCATGATACTGGTTTGTCTGATATCAAAGAGGTTAGTGAGTCAATAGATGAAATATATTCTAAACTTGCTGAAGCTTTTGATATTTTAGAGCAAGATAGTGTAAACTAA
- a CDS encoding CaiB/BaiF CoA-transferase family protein, translating to MGAKVTKISAPNRPDLVLEMEPKTSNGVSANYAWMNHAKDEIFLDLKSEDGVNEVKRLIKEEGYNCIIEQFRPGTMAKFGLSYDEVKEFAPDIIYCSLSGYGQNGPYKDRAGHDINYLALSGVASFSGRKESGPVLYGSQIGDIASSLNAIIGILAAHNKRKENGKSIFIDVGILDSLIPLNSMLGAGAMLDKNNPTRECHWLNGSGIYDFYQTKDGRYISIGSVEGKFFKTLLEVLGHEDWLEKGVTIESAGQYKEQIIEDIKSKTFDEWVQIFKEKDACVEPVLSVTEALVDSENTKERSSTQKVNIKGEEILTYANPIKFKN from the coding sequence ATGGGAGCAAAAGTAACAAAAATATCTGCTCCAAACAGACCTGACCTAGTTTTGGAAATGGAACCAAAAACATCAAATGGAGTTAGCGCAAACTACGCATGGATGAACCATGCCAAAGATGAAATATTCCTAGACCTAAAATCAGAAGATGGGGTAAATGAAGTAAAACGCTTGATAAAAGAAGAAGGTTATAACTGTATCATAGAACAATTTAGACCAGGAACTATGGCAAAATTTGGCCTATCATATGACGAAGTCAAAGAATTTGCCCCAGACATCATCTATTGCTCCCTATCTGGTTACGGACAAAACGGTCCATACAAAGACAGAGCAGGCCATGATATCAACTACCTAGCCTTATCCGGCGTGGCAAGCTTCTCTGGTAGAAAAGAATCTGGTCCAGTCCTATACGGTAGCCAAATTGGAGATATTGCATCATCACTAAACGCCATCATAGGAATACTAGCAGCCCACAACAAGAGAAAAGAAAATGGCAAGTCTATATTCATAGACGTCGGAATCCTAGATTCACTCATACCATTAAACTCAATGCTTGGCGCAGGAGCTATGCTAGATAAGAACAATCCTACTAGAGAGTGCCACTGGCTAAATGGTAGCGGTATATATGACTTCTACCAAACAAAAGACGGTAGATATATATCCATAGGATCAGTAGAAGGCAAATTCTTCAAAACACTACTAGAAGTATTGGGCCACGAAGATTGGCTAGAAAAAGGAGTCACAATAGAATCAGCTGGCCAATACAAAGAACAAATCATAGAAGATATCAAATCCAAAACATTTGACGAATGGGTCCAAATATTCAAAGAAAAAGACGCCTGCGTAGAACCAGTCCTATCAGTCACAGAAGCCCTAGTAGATAGCGAAAATACAAAAGAAAGATCATCTACCCAAAAGGTAAATATAAAAGGAGAAGAAATCCTAACCTACGCAAACCCAATCAAATTTAAAAATTAA
- a CDS encoding Maf family protein — translation MNYIYDFIETGKKDPIENYILLSGSPRRASLLSFLNPQICKTNIDERTIEKHYMEKYKNEEFIHRVGMTCCQISRAKSNIEMENNTMYISADTMVVMDDQIYNKPRNLDKARQMFLSYFGKTHHVITSVCLKMKDYENTFYTIAEVEFVNFYEELSSVINEYLKEENIMDKAGAYGIQDLDPRFVKRISGDINTIIGLPVAEVSYRIYK, via the coding sequence ATGAACTACATCTACGACTTCATAGAAACCGGTAAGAAAGATCCAATAGAGAACTATATCCTACTAAGTGGATCACCCCGTAGGGCAAGTTTATTAAGTTTTTTAAACCCACAAATATGTAAAACTAACATTGATGAAAGAACAATAGAAAAGCATTATATGGAAAAATACAAGAACGAAGAATTTATCCATCGTGTTGGAATGACTTGCTGTCAAATAAGCCGTGCCAAGTCCAACATTGAAATGGAGAATAATACCATGTACATATCAGCTGACACTATGGTAGTAATGGATGATCAAATATACAACAAACCCCGCAACTTAGATAAAGCACGTCAAATGTTCCTATCTTACTTTGGCAAAACTCACCACGTCATAACCAGTGTTTGCCTTAAAATGAAAGATTATGAAAATACTTTCTATACCATAGCTGAAGTAGAATTTGTTAACTTCTATGAAGAACTTTCAAGTGTGATTAACGAATATCTGAAAGAAGAAAATATAATGGACAAGGCTGGAGCCTATGGCATCCAAGACCTAGACCCTAGATTTGTAAAAAGAATAAGTGGAGATATAAACACTATAATAGGACTACCTGTAGCTGAAGTGAGCTATAGGATATATAAGTAA
- a CDS encoding DUF6290 family protein: protein MIRKNITLTKEQNNLIEKAAKIKGVSFSEFLRNSAINEIKRQNELDLAEFLKANCKNASDEEQKEFESMGFESYDMGDFEEISLDELL, encoded by the coding sequence ATGATTAGAAAAAATATAACATTAACTAAAGAACAGAATAATTTGATAGAAAAAGCTGCTAAGATTAAAGGTGTATCTTTTTCTGAATTCTTACGCAATTCTGCTATTAATGAAATTAAACGTCAAAATGAACTAGATTTGGCAGAATTCTTAAAAGCTAATTGTAAAAATGCAAGCGATGAAGAGCAAAAAGAATTTGAATCAATGGGTTTTGAATCCTATGATATGGGCGATTTTGAGGAGATTTCATTAGATGAACTCCTATAA
- a CDS encoding DegV family protein, which produces MEKIAVLVDTASDIDIKMAEELGIYLLPLYVNLDNKYYKDRIDISPDEFYAWMEKSDTMPKTSTASPGDLTEIYERIKSDGYNKLIAISLSSHFSSTNNLMQMFDADGLETYVFDSKNLTMTEGFFAIYAKELIDQGLSFEEVIDKLNQKRNDSHVFFTLETFKYLVEGGRVPRTFGKIGDALSVKPIITVNPEEGTFKLMKVARGEKRVLRELKKIGESLVADVKDYYLFYGHGGYDQALAKIEDSLGDVIANAKKVYKVQISPTLGANTGPGLFGFGIFTLD; this is translated from the coding sequence ATGGAAAAAATAGCAGTACTAGTTGACACTGCATCAGATATAGATATCAAAATGGCTGAAGAACTTGGCATATATCTTTTGCCTTTGTATGTTAACTTAGATAACAAGTACTATAAAGATAGGATTGATATTTCTCCAGACGAATTTTATGCTTGGATGGAAAAAAGCGACACAATGCCAAAGACATCTACTGCATCACCAGGAGATCTTACTGAGATTTATGAAAGAATCAAAAGTGACGGCTATAACAAACTAATAGCCATAAGTCTTAGCAGTCATTTCTCAAGTACCAATAATCTTATGCAGATGTTTGATGCAGATGGACTAGAAACTTATGTATTTGATAGTAAAAATCTTACTATGACCGAAGGATTTTTTGCCATCTATGCAAAGGAATTGATAGATCAAGGCTTATCTTTTGAAGAAGTCATAGATAAGCTAAATCAAAAGAGGAACGATTCTCACGTTTTCTTTACCTTGGAAACTTTCAAATACTTGGTGGAAGGAGGCAGAGTCCCAAGAACCTTTGGTAAAATTGGAGATGCTCTTTCAGTAAAACCAATCATAACTGTAAACCCAGAGGAGGGGACTTTCAAGTTAATGAAAGTTGCTAGAGGAGAGAAGAGAGTACTAAGAGAGCTTAAGAAAATTGGTGAAAGCTTAGTGGCCGATGTAAAAGATTATTACTTATTCTACGGACATGGTGGTTATGACCAAGCTCTAGCGAAAATAGAAGATAGTTTAGGCGATGTGATAGCCAATGCCAAGAAAGTATATAAGGTGCAGATATCACCAACTCTAGGGGCAAACACTGGCCCGGGCTTGTTTGGCTTTGGAATTTTTACACTAGATTAA
- a CDS encoding acyl-CoA dehydrogenase family protein → MTMINMDYLLTEEQKAFRYEVRDFVEKKIKPNAFDWDVNDVFPLEVIKEMGEKGWLGLPWPKEYGGMGKSFLEYAILVEEISRVDAGVGVFMSVHSSAATSPIYDWGTEEQKKYWIPQLASGEKLGAFVLTESDAGSDAGGLQTSAVLDGDEFVINGEKIYITNAPYADIYIVFALTTPGIGTKGITAFIVEKGTPGFEIPDTYSKMGLHSSSTGRLTFNNVKIPKENQLGPEGKGFNIAMTTLNGGRIGIGSQSLGIAQGALEEAINHTKSRYQFGKPLAAIQDIQFKIADMGTRVNAARHMVYTAAKMKDEKLDFLEAAAMAKLFASETAGYITDQALQMHGGSGYISGIPIERMYRDTRVNRIYEGASEVQKIVISRSMIGKLGGDSKDKKDTKKAKRKITGERKNVIINEGSPEEKVDKLIEAIGAENLKAEKVDINGPISDAKNVVAFGMGLEKEEDMELINELANETGSIVSASRPIAESRKWIGIDRYIGLSGQNFPGQRYIGVGISGQVQHLLGLKETDEIIVINNNPNAPFFAEADYGIVGDYKEILPVLIEKLRG, encoded by the coding sequence ATGACGATGATTAATATGGATTACTTACTAACAGAAGAGCAAAAAGCCTTTAGATATGAAGTTAGGGATTTTGTAGAAAAGAAGATTAAACCAAATGCTTTTGATTGGGATGTAAACGATGTTTTCCCACTAGAAGTTATCAAGGAAATGGGCGAAAAAGGTTGGCTAGGTTTGCCTTGGCCAAAAGAATACGGTGGCATGGGCAAAAGCTTCCTAGAATATGCTATCCTTGTTGAAGAAATTTCTAGGGTTGATGCAGGTGTTGGCGTATTTATGTCAGTTCACTCATCAGCAGCAACTAGCCCAATATATGATTGGGGTACAGAAGAACAAAAGAAATACTGGATCCCACAACTTGCTAGTGGAGAAAAACTAGGAGCCTTTGTTTTGACAGAATCTGACGCGGGATCTGATGCTGGTGGCCTACAAACAAGCGCAGTACTAGATGGAGATGAATTTGTCATCAATGGCGAAAAGATCTACATCACCAACGCACCATATGCAGATATCTATATAGTATTTGCCCTAACAACTCCAGGTATTGGAACCAAGGGCATCACAGCCTTTATAGTAGAAAAAGGCACCCCAGGTTTTGAGATTCCAGATACCTACAGCAAAATGGGCTTACACTCATCATCTACAGGAAGATTGACCTTTAATAATGTGAAAATTCCAAAAGAAAACCAACTAGGTCCTGAAGGAAAAGGATTCAATATAGCCATGACAACCCTAAACGGTGGAAGAATCGGTATAGGATCACAATCTTTAGGTATAGCTCAAGGTGCATTGGAAGAAGCAATCAATCACACCAAGTCAAGATACCAATTTGGTAAGCCTCTAGCAGCAATCCAAGATATCCAATTTAAGATCGCTGATATGGGAACAAGAGTAAACGCAGCAAGACATATGGTTTATACAGCTGCAAAGATGAAGGATGAAAAACTTGACTTCCTAGAAGCAGCAGCTATGGCAAAACTATTTGCATCTGAAACAGCAGGTTATATCACAGACCAAGCATTGCAAATGCACGGTGGTTCTGGCTACATCAGTGGTATTCCAATAGAAAGAATGTACAGAGATACCAGAGTAAATAGAATCTACGAAGGTGCATCAGAAGTCCAAAAAATAGTAATCTCTAGATCAATGATAGGTAAACTTGGTGGAGATTCTAAGGACAAAAAAGATACAAAGAAAGCTAAAAGAAAAATAACTGGTGAGCGTAAAAACGTTATTATAAACGAAGGTTCTCCAGAAGAAAAAGTAGATAAACTTATAGAAGCAATAGGAGCCGAAAATCTAAAGGCAGAAAAAGTTGATATCAATGGACCAATAAGCGATGCCAAAAATGTTGTAGCCTTTGGTATGGGCCTAGAAAAAGAAGAAGACATGGAACTTATAAACGAGCTTGCAAACGAGACAGGATCTATAGTAAGCGCTTCTAGACCAATAGCAGAAAGCAGAAAATGGATTGGTATAGATAGATATATAGGACTTTCTGGCCAAAACTTCCCAGGCCAAAGATATATCGGAGTGGGAATCTCTGGTCAAGTTCAACACTTGTTGGGCCTAAAGGAAACTGACGAGATCATAGTAATAAACAACAATCCAAATGCACCATTCTTTGCAGAAGCAGACTACGGTATAGTGGGCGATTACAAGGAAATTCTTCCAGTATTAATAGAGAAATTAAGGGGTTAA
- a CDS encoding MBL fold metallo-hydrolase, with the protein METIITYVYHSCYSVETKDLFIVFDYYKGKLNIPEDKEVIFVSTHGHSDHYTSEILKLPDRDNMTYILSSDIGELPSDENIVFIKNNKLTMDHLKTLYKACNVHFVDKNMTYQIKLTSGKIIDVKTFGSTDLGISILMDVDGVNIFHGGDLNFWAWPSNDDSTMKKEYDDFMVEVNKIKKEEIDICFFALDNRLEENYYKGADIFIREVRPKVFFPMHFGSNEQVSKRFKEDYKYDFTDVREIKEENQIEMIYR; encoded by the coding sequence ATGGAAACTATTATTACCTATGTTTACCACTCTTGCTACAGTGTGGAAACTAAAGATTTATTTATTGTTTTTGATTATTATAAGGGAAAATTAAATATTCCTGAAGACAAGGAAGTTATTTTTGTATCTACTCATGGACACTCTGACCACTACACATCAGAGATTTTGAAACTGCCAGACAGGGATAATATGACCTATATCCTATCTAGCGATATAGGAGAGCTTCCAAGTGATGAAAATATAGTTTTTATCAAAAATAACAAACTTACTATGGACCATCTAAAGACTTTGTATAAGGCTTGTAATGTTCATTTTGTAGATAAAAACATGACATACCAAATCAAATTAACTTCTGGTAAAATAATTGATGTCAAAACTTTTGGGTCTACAGATCTAGGCATATCAATATTGATGGATGTTGATGGTGTGAATATTTTCCATGGAGGAGATCTAAACTTTTGGGCTTGGCCAAGTAATGATGATTCAACCATGAAAAAAGAATACGATGACTTTATGGTTGAAGTTAATAAGATTAAGAAAGAAGAGATAGATATTTGCTTTTTTGCCCTAGATAATAGGCTGGAAGAGAACTATTATAAGGGAGCTGATATTTTTATTAGGGAAGTTAGACCAAAAGTTTTCTTTCCTATGCATTTTGGATCTAATGAGCAAGTATCAAAAAGATTTAAAGAAGATTATAAATACGACTTTACTGATGTGAGAGAGATAAAAGAAGAAAATCAAATAGAGATGATTTATAGATGA
- a CDS encoding 3-hydroxyacyl-CoA dehydrogenase NAD-binding domain-containing protein produces the protein MDVKKVLVVGAGQMGGGIAQVFAQSGFEVLLYDSFEGAVEKRIDFITSILDKDVKKEKKTQEERDKALANIKECKELSEASDVDVVVEAIIENLDTKGELYKNLGEIVSDDCIMASNTSSLPITELASRYKNPEKFIGMHFMNPVPVMKLVEIIRGLQTSDETYQVIHDLSEAIGKVPVVCNDVPGFISNRVLQVYINEAISCLNEGVASAENIDTIMKLATNNPMGPLELADFIGLDTVKYILDVLYEGYGDPKYAPNPLLKNYVRAGWLGKKTGKGFYDYENK, from the coding sequence ATGGACGTGAAAAAAGTTTTAGTTGTTGGCGCAGGTCAAATGGGCGGAGGAATTGCACAAGTTTTTGCCCAATCAGGTTTTGAAGTATTGTTATACGATTCATTTGAGGGAGCAGTAGAGAAAAGAATCGACTTCATTACCAGTATTCTAGATAAGGATGTTAAAAAAGAAAAGAAAACTCAAGAAGAAAGAGATAAAGCTCTTGCAAATATCAAAGAATGTAAAGAGTTAAGCGAAGCTAGCGATGTAGATGTAGTTGTTGAAGCTATTATTGAAAACTTGGATACAAAAGGTGAACTTTACAAAAATCTTGGCGAAATAGTAAGTGACGATTGTATCATGGCTTCAAATACATCATCTCTTCCAATAACTGAGCTTGCAAGCCGTTATAAGAACCCTGAGAAATTTATCGGTATGCATTTCATGAACCCGGTTCCTGTGATGAAACTTGTTGAAATTATTAGAGGATTACAAACTTCTGATGAAACTTACCAAGTGATTCATGACCTATCTGAAGCTATAGGCAAGGTTCCAGTTGTATGTAATGACGTTCCTGGATTTATTTCTAACAGGGTTCTTCAAGTTTACATCAATGAAGCAATTTCTTGCTTAAACGAGGGTGTAGCTAGTGCAGAAAATATCGACACTATTATGAAACTTGCAACAAATAACCCAATGGGCCCACTAGAATTGGCTGACTTCATCGGTCTTGATACTGTTAAGTATATACTTGATGTACTTTATGAGGGATATGGAGATCCAAAATATGCACCAAATCCACTTCTTAAAAACTATGTAAGAGCTGGTTGGTTGGGCAAGAAGACAGGCAAGGGTTTCTACGATTACGAGAATAAATAA